Proteins from a genomic interval of Rosa chinensis cultivar Old Blush chromosome 2, RchiOBHm-V2, whole genome shotgun sequence:
- the LOC112184046 gene encoding clavaminate synthase-like protein At3g21360 produces MGHRFVEGKTEGKKEFGGNVFPKTLKPPPEMSTDGVDELVDMVKEERELLHKTLEAHSAILFKGFGLKSTKEFGRVVEVFGWENMTHLSAAPWPVLRHSVGERVYATNATHRPVAQPITFHHEMALTFGFSDYLYTLTD; encoded by the exons ATGGGGCACAGATTTGTGGAAGGAAAGACAGAGGGAAAGAAGGAATTTGGGGGCAACGTGTTTCCAAAGACATTGAAACCTCCTCCGGAGATGAGCACTGATGGCGTGGATGAGTTGGTGGATATggtgaaggaagagagagaattgTTGCACAAGACTCTCGAGGCTCACTCTGCCATTCTATTCAAGGGTTTCGGATTGAAGAGCACAAAGGAGTTCGGGCGTGTGGTGGAAGTGTTTGGATGGGAAAACATGACTCACTTGTCGGCAGCCCCATGGCCGGTTCTGAGGCATTCAGTGGGAGAGAGAGTTTATGCTACAAATGCGACTCACAGGCCTGTTGCTCAACCCATCACCTTTCATCATGAGATGGCTTTG ACGTTTGGATTCTCTGATTATTTATACACGTTGACTGATTga
- the LOC112187152 gene encoding UBP1-associated protein 2A isoform X3 translates to MAKIQTTKKRRLVKTADKNLDKTPKAAKLEPKQEQEHEHEHNDDLRHKQPQTGSDSDSDSDPETLSQLLEPYSKEQLISLITDAASNDSSLFKRIRDAADADVSHRKIFVHGLGWDTTRETLVSAFQPYGDVEDSNLVMDKLTGKTKGYGFVLFKTRRGALKALKEPKKSIGNRSASCQLASVGPGNNTGAPSSSSSGGQSDSAGRKIYVSGVPHEAEAEKLRVLFGRFGEIETGPMGFDSQTGKSRGFALFLYKSVEGAKKALEEPVKVFEGHQLNCQKATEGSKNKNAVGPAQQQTQAPPLATVPGAQNMAFFGQYPGLNPLYGGLMTNVGGALVPGSGNPAMMARPLNPGLLAGALNPGVFPAGQYGQVGAGVGGFGGVSHGMGSFGGGGSLLGAYGSIAPLPAMQSLQHVYPSSQTGQTATVRPQGSNGYQPYM, encoded by the exons ATGGCCAAGATCCAAACCACCAAGAAGCGCAGGCTCGTCAAAACCGCCGACAAAAACCTCGACAAAACCCCCAAAGCCGCAAAGCTcgaaccaaaacaagaacaagaacacgaACACGAACACAACGACGACCTCCGCCACAAACAGCCCCAAACGGGGTCGGACTCGGATTCGGACTCCGACCCGGAGACCCTGTCCCAGCTGCTGGAGCCCTACTCCAAGGAGCAGCTCATCTCCCTCATAACCGACGCCGCCTCCAACGACTCCTCCCTCTTCAAACGCATCCGCGACGCCGCCGACGCCGACGTCTCGCACCGCAAGATATTCGTCCACGGCCTCGGATGGGACACCACCCGCGAAACCCTAGTCTCCGCCTTCCAGCCCTACGGCGACGTTGAGGACTCCAATCTGGTAATGGACAAGCTCACCGGCAAGACCAAAGGCTACGGCTTCGTCCTCTTCAAGACCCGCCGCGGCGCCCTCAAGGCCTTGAAGGAGCCCAAGAAGAGCATCGGCAACCGCAGCGCCTCCTGCCAGCTGGCCTCGGTGGGCCCGGGGAACAATACGGGGGCGCCGTCTTCGTCGTCGAGTGGCGGCCAGTCGGACTCGGCGGGGAGGAAGATTTACGTCAGCGGCGTGCCGCATGAGGCCGAAGCCGAGAAATTGAGGGTTTTGTTTGGGAGATTTGGGGAAATTGAGACCGGGCCGATGGGGTTCGATTCGCAGACCGGAAAGTCTAGAGGTTTTGCTTTGTTCTTGTACAAGAGTGTGGAAGGTGCAAAGAAGGCACTTGAGGAACCGGTGAAGGTGTTTGAAGGGCACCAATTGAACTGCCAGAAGGCCACTGAGGGGTCAAAGAACAAGAATGCCGTGGGGCCGGCACAGCAGCAGACGCAGGCTCCGCCACTGGCCACAGTACCCGGGGCGCAGAATATGGCGTTTTTCGGACAGTACCCGGGATTGAATCCGCTGTATGGTGGATTGATGACCAATGTAGGAGGTGCATTGGTTCCTGGGTCTGGTAACCCGGCTATGATGGCCCGGCCGTTGAACCCGGGTTTACTGGCGGGGGCATTGAACCCTGGTGTGTTTCCAGCTGGACAGTATGGTCAGGTGGGTGCTGGTGTTGGTGGGTTTGGTGGTGTGTCTCATGGGATGGGGAGTTTCGGTGGGGGAGGCTCGTTGCTTGGCGCATACGGGTCAATTGCACCGCTTCCTGCAATGCAGAGTCTGCAGCATGTTTATCCAAGTTCACAGACGGGGCAGACGGCTACAGTTAGGCCTCAGGGGAGTAATGGGTACCAACCGTATATGTG A
- the LOC112187152 gene encoding UBP1-associated protein 2A isoform X1, which yields MAKIQTTKKRRLVKTADKNLDKTPKAAKLEPKQEQEHEHEHNDDLRHKQPQTGSDSDSDSDPETLSQLLEPYSKEQLISLITDAASNDSSLFKRIRDAADADVSHRKIFVHGLGWDTTRETLVSAFQPYGDVEDSNLVMDKLTGKTKGYGFVLFKTRRGALKALKEPKKSIGNRSASCQLASVGPGNNTGAPSSSSSGGQSDSAGRKIYVSGVPHEAEAEKLRVLFGRFGEIETGPMGFDSQTGKSRGFALFLYKSVEGAKKALEEPVKVFEGHQLNCQKATEGSKNKNAVGPAQQQTQAPPLATVPGAQNMAFFGQYPGLNPLYGGLMTNVGGALVPGSGNPAMMARPLNPGLLAGALNPGVFPAGQYGQVGAGVGGFGGVSHGMGSFGGGGSLLGAYGSIAPLPAMQSLQHVYPSSQTGQTATVRPQGSNGYQPYMCSQSRFVRWWSATVLTFGRAAVLCLLPNG from the exons ATGGCCAAGATCCAAACCACCAAGAAGCGCAGGCTCGTCAAAACCGCCGACAAAAACCTCGACAAAACCCCCAAAGCCGCAAAGCTcgaaccaaaacaagaacaagaacacgaACACGAACACAACGACGACCTCCGCCACAAACAGCCCCAAACGGGGTCGGACTCGGATTCGGACTCCGACCCGGAGACCCTGTCCCAGCTGCTGGAGCCCTACTCCAAGGAGCAGCTCATCTCCCTCATAACCGACGCCGCCTCCAACGACTCCTCCCTCTTCAAACGCATCCGCGACGCCGCCGACGCCGACGTCTCGCACCGCAAGATATTCGTCCACGGCCTCGGATGGGACACCACCCGCGAAACCCTAGTCTCCGCCTTCCAGCCCTACGGCGACGTTGAGGACTCCAATCTGGTAATGGACAAGCTCACCGGCAAGACCAAAGGCTACGGCTTCGTCCTCTTCAAGACCCGCCGCGGCGCCCTCAAGGCCTTGAAGGAGCCCAAGAAGAGCATCGGCAACCGCAGCGCCTCCTGCCAGCTGGCCTCGGTGGGCCCGGGGAACAATACGGGGGCGCCGTCTTCGTCGTCGAGTGGCGGCCAGTCGGACTCGGCGGGGAGGAAGATTTACGTCAGCGGCGTGCCGCATGAGGCCGAAGCCGAGAAATTGAGGGTTTTGTTTGGGAGATTTGGGGAAATTGAGACCGGGCCGATGGGGTTCGATTCGCAGACCGGAAAGTCTAGAGGTTTTGCTTTGTTCTTGTACAAGAGTGTGGAAGGTGCAAAGAAGGCACTTGAGGAACCGGTGAAGGTGTTTGAAGGGCACCAATTGAACTGCCAGAAGGCCACTGAGGGGTCAAAGAACAAGAATGCCGTGGGGCCGGCACAGCAGCAGACGCAGGCTCCGCCACTGGCCACAGTACCCGGGGCGCAGAATATGGCGTTTTTCGGACAGTACCCGGGATTGAATCCGCTGTATGGTGGATTGATGACCAATGTAGGAGGTGCATTGGTTCCTGGGTCTGGTAACCCGGCTATGATGGCCCGGCCGTTGAACCCGGGTTTACTGGCGGGGGCATTGAACCCTGGTGTGTTTCCAGCTGGACAGTATGGTCAGGTGGGTGCTGGTGTTGGTGGGTTTGGTGGTGTGTCTCATGGGATGGGGAGTTTCGGTGGGGGAGGCTCGTTGCTTGGCGCATACGGGTCAATTGCACCGCTTCCTGCAATGCAGAGTCTGCAGCATGTTTATCCAAGTTCACAGACGGGGCAGACGGCTACAGTTAGGCCTCAGGGGAGTAATGGGTACCAACCGTATATGTG TTCCCAATCCAGATTCGTCCGGTGGTGGTCAGCAACAGTGTTGACTTTTGGTCGCGCTGCTGTCCTATGTCTGCTGCCAAACGGGTGA
- the LOC112190192 gene encoding serine--tRNA ligase — MLCLFSAFFSGKVFNFSSIMLDINLFREEKGNNPQIIRESQKRRFKSVKIVDEVIQLDKQWRQRKFELESLQKEFNKINTINKKVAQFRISGQDATEEFKDTDEIKRLIAEKEIEVREALNLLNSKLEVIGNLVHDSVPLHDDEANNVVVRSVGEKRLEPKLKYHVELVELVGIADLKKGAQVAGGRGYYLKGAGVRLNQALINFGLDFLEKRGYTALQTPFFMRKDIMAKCAQLAQFDEELYKVTGEGDDKYLIATAEQPLCAYHVDDWIHPSQLPIRYAGYSSCFRKEAGSHGRDTLGIFRVHQFEKVEQFCMTSPNGQDSWEMLEEMIKNSEEFYQQLKLPYRVVSIVSGALNDAAAKKYDLEGWFPASQTYRELVSCSNCTDYQSRKLGIRFGQKKSNEQTKQYVHLLNSTLTATERTICCILENYQREDGVEVPEVLRNYMGGVSFLPFKNKPAPEVKGKKSKA; from the coding sequence ATGCTTTGCTTGTTCTCTGCGTTTTTCTCCGGCAAAGTCTTCAACTTTTCATCAATAATGTTGGACATCAATCTATTCAGAGAAGAGAAGGGCAACAACCCACAAATCATTCGCGAATCTCAGAAGCGTCGTTTCAAAAGCGTCAAGATCGTCGACGAGGTCATTCAGCTTGATAAACAATGGCGTCAACGTAAATTCGAGCTCGAGAGTCTCCAGAAAGAGTTCAACAAGATCAACACGATCAACAAGAAAGTTGCTCAGTTCAGGATTTCAGGTCAGGATGCAACCGAGGAGTTTAAGGACACAGATGAAATCAAGAGGTTGATCgcagaaaaagaaattgaagttCGAGAGGCTTTAAACCTTTTGAATTCGAAACTGGAAGTCATTGGAAACCTTGTGCATGATAGTGTTCCCTTGCATGATGATGAGGCCAATAATGTTGTGGTTAGGTCGGTGGGTGAGAAACGGTTGGAGCCAAAACTCAAATATCACGTTGAGCTTGTTGAGCTTGTGGGTATTGCTGACTTGAAGAAAGGTGCTCAAGTAGCAGGAGGTAGAGGTTATTACTTGAAAGGTGCTGGCGTCCGCCTCAATCAAGCTCTGATAAATTTTGGTCTTGATTTCCTTGAGAAAAGGGGATACACTGCATTGCAGACTCCATTTTTTATGAGGAAAGATATCATGGCAAAGTGTGCTCAATTAGCACAATTCGATGAGGAGCTTTATAAGGTTACCGGAGAGGGTGATGACAAATATCTGATTGCTACAGCTGAGCAGCCACTATGTGCATATCATGTGGACGATTGGATTCATCCTTCACAGCTGCCCATAAGATATGCTGGATATTCATCTTGTTTCCGCAAGGAAGCTGGTTCACATGGTCGAGATACCTTGGGAATTTTTAGGGTTCATCAGTTTGAAAAAGTTGAACAGTTTTGTATGACAAGCCCAAATGGCCAGGACTCTTGGGAAATGCTAGAGGAAATGATCAAGAACTCTGAGGAATTTTATCAGCAGCTCAAACTTCCTTATCGTGTTGTGTCCATCGTTTCTGGTGCTTTGAATGATGCGGCAGCAAAGAAGTATGATCTGGAAGGGTGGTTTCCTGCATCTCAGACATACAGGGAGCTCGTCTCATGTTCAAACTGTACAGACTACCAATCAAGAAAATTAGGAATTCGATTTGGGCAGAAAAAGAGCAATGAGCAGACGAAGCAATACGTTCACTTGTTGAACTCCACTCTTACAGCAACTGAGAGAACAATTTGCTGCATTCTTGAAAACTATCAGAGGGAAGATGGTGTTGAGGTACCAGAAGTCTTACGAAACTACATGGGTGGAGTGTCCTTCCTACCATTCAAGAACAAACCAGCCCCTGAAGTCAAAGGGAAGAAATCAAAGGCCTAA
- the LOC121051425 gene encoding non-specific lipid-transfer protein-like, with product MLALSKMITIVILLLGVSWPAIGAPFSPPFRPHYPETCKTTLNLLDPCFPLYDPSEPTPACCKAAASLSTQVIAKKLYECLEDLQKAGPLNLSALRLLFPACDVSVKLPPARVSDDMDCSQYEPEDSRVATYWLFCYDPSMGFYWQYRIRFSTSVKNRYGSENNSALVSFE from the exons ATGCTTGCTCTATCCAAGATGATCACCATTGTGATACTCCTCCTCGGGGTTTCTTGGCCTGCCATTGGTGCACCTTTTAGTCCACCTTTTAGGCCACACTATCCCGAGACTTGTAAAACTACCTTGAATCTGTTGGATCCTTGCTTTCCGCTATATGATCCTTCGGAGCCTACACCGGCTTGCTGTAAAGCTGCGGCGTCTCTCAGCACTCAAGTAATTGCGAAGAAGCTATATGAGTGTCTAGAGGATTTACAAAAGGCAGGGCCTCTGAACTTATCTGCACTTCGTCTTCTGTTCCCCGCCTGTGACGTTTCTGTAAAGCTTCCACCGGCACGTGTCTCGGATGATATGGACTGTTCCCA GTATGAACCTGAAGATTCAAGGGTTGCCACCTATTGGTTATTTTGCTATGATCCAAGCATGGGCTTTTACTGGCAGTATAGAATTCGGTTTTCTACTAGTGTTAAGAACAGATATGGCAGTGAAAACAATAGTGCCCTTGTATCTTTTGAATAA